CCAAATTCGCAGTTTGTATTATGCTGTGACCCATGGCCAAGATCCTAAGCGGCGTGAATGGTGCAGCCCAGTCTATAGCTCAGTCCTAGCCTAAATCTTCTCAGCAACTCAAACGCCAGTTCAAGCAAACTGGCGTTTTTTATTGGATCAAAAAAGCCTGCCCCATTGCTGGAGCAGGCCCAAGGGAATACTTGAAGCTTTTAAGCCTAGTTGAAAGGAATACCGTTGTAGTCTTCACCAGTGGTACCGCCGGTAACAGGTGACGTTACGCGAGTAACCACGATCAATTGAGCACCAGTACCTTCAACCACGGCTGAACCGCCACCAACACCCATACCAGCAGCGCTTGGGCTGGCTGATGTTGGGTTTGAGCTAGCCTTAGCGCCAGCAGCGATGCTTGGGATGGTGTGGGTACCGAGCAACGTGCCTGAACCGCTGTAGTATTTGACGGTTACATTGGTTGCAGCAGTCGTACCAACATTTTGGATAGCGATGAAGGTTTGTTGACCACCTTGAGCTGGAGCCAACCAGCGAACATATGGCAATGCAGTCTTAGCGCTACCAGCGGTTGCACCTTCGAATGCAGTGTACAAGCCAGCACCGCTAACCTTGCCAATCGCCAAGATTGGTTGGGTTGAGTTGATAGTTGCTGAACCACTGAAGCCATTTGGTGCCAAACCACATGGGTTGAAGCTAGCCTTAGCGCCAGCAGCAATCGTGGTTGCAGTTGACGTTACGTTGACTGGAGTGCTACCAGCGGTACCAACGTAAGTAACGGTGACGCTTGCTGAAGCAGTACCAGCATTTTGAACTGCATAGAACGTAGTGGTTGCACCACTTGGAATAACCAAGTTACAAAGCGATGTTGCCATGAACACTTTGGTTGCAGCAGCGCTTGCTGGGAATGCTTGTGAAGCATAAGCCCCAACCCCGTTGGTTTGCAATTCAAGCGCCGTACCAACAGCGCTACCAGGATTGGTGGTGCCAGTCTTGACAGCGGTTACCTTGACTGAACCGTTGAAGGTTCCGGTAAGAGCTGCAATCGTGCCAGCATCGTAGTAGACTGAGGTATTTGGCAATACGTTGGCTGGGTTAGCGGTGTGAACCACTGCGCCATTGGCTGGGTTAATAAATTGAACGGTGAAGTCGTTGGCAACTGAATCGGTGTTTTGAATGACAAACTTGCTGGTGTAGTTAGCAAATGACTTCAAAACGGTTGGAATCAACACAACGTCTGATCCGCTTGAGAAACCATTTGACAATGGGCGGTTCTTGACTTGTGAAGCTGCGGCTGGAATTTGCACCAAGGTCGCTGCAATTGGTTGGTCAGCTGAGATCACGGCTGAACCATTGAAGGTGGTTCCCAAGCCGCTGACTGAGCCAACGAAGTACGAGCCAGCACCATTCTGAGCCAAGGTTGAGGCTGGGATGGCTGATGGTGTACCACTTGAGCTGTAAACGGTCAAGTTGATGTTAGCAGTGCCCGTACCAATGTTTTGGTAGGTGATCGAGGTGGTGAAGGCGGTTGCATAGGCGTTGGTTTGAGCTGATACGCCCCGACCGCCTACTGCAAAGATTGAAAGCAACAAGGCAACCATCATTGCCCGTACACGTAGCTTCGCAAACGTCATTGATAAACTCCTTTGATAAGACCGCTAATTTACCTAAACGCTTTTAGGTATTCCCTTGTTATGCTGGCTATAGTATCACAAGATCCTAGGCTCATCGCAATACTCCATCTTGGCTAATCGGGGGATTATTGATCGGTTTAGTGGTTATTGCACTGGTTTGCTGATGAATTAACAGCATGGTATGCTTGGCAGCGGTTCGTTAACTATTGTTTTAGGAAGTTATTATGGCAATTTTGCCAAAAATTTTGCGTCGATATGCCAAAAATTCGTCGCGCGTCTATCTTGAGCAGTTTGTGCAACAGGCCGCGCAAAGCTTGCAACCTGGTCAACGCATGCTCGATGCCGGGGCTGGCGATGGGGCATATCAACGCTTTTTTAGCCATGTCACCTATGAATCAGCCGATTTTTGCCAAGTTGATAAGGCTTATGCGCCCATGACCTATGTCTGTGATCTGGCGGCAGTTCCGGTTGAAGCTGAACGCTACGATTTGATTTTGCTGACTCAGGTTTTGGAGCATTTGCCCAATCCGCAACTGGTATTAACTGAGATGCTGCGGCTGCTCAAGCCCAATGGCACGCTCTGGCTCTCGGCTCCGTTGTTTTATGAAGAGCATGAGGTGCCTTTCGATTTCTATCGTTATACCCAGTTTGGCTTCAAGCATCAACTAACTCAGGCTGGCTTTCAGGTTGATCAAACCCAATGGCTTGAGGGCTATTACGGCACACTAGCCTATCAGGCGGATTTAGCAGTACGAAGCTTGCCGTTGAATCCACGCTTGTATGGCGGTGGTTGGGCTGGTATTGGCGGGAGTTTTGCTGCGCTATTGCTCCGGCCATTGTTGGTGGTTACATCATTATTATTTAGTCGCCTTGACCTCCAATATAAATACACTGCTGCCGGAATGTGCAAAAATTATGCCCTAATCGCCCGTAAAAGTAGCTAAATCTCCACTAATCCTTTTGGGTTAATCAGGCTGTTTAAGCCTTGTTTAGAGGGGTTAATTTAAAATCAATCAGTAGGAGTAGTCGTATTTTGGGAATCAAAACATCAGTCAAGAAATTTAAGTCAACGATCATCGATCGCTGGCAATTGAGTAGGCTCAATCGAGTTCAGCCAAAGCTGGTAACCACAATTACTCATGTTCAGCACCACCATTTAACCTATCTTGATACCCAAGCCTTGATCGATCTTGGGCTGGCGGTTGCTCAACTCGAACAGCAAGCAATCGCTGGCCAAATGCTTGAATTAGGCTGTGCAGCAGGTGGCTCAGCAATCGTGATTACCAGTGTAAAAGCCAAATCACGCCCATTTGCGATTTATGATGTGTTTGGCATGATTCCACCACCTTCAGAACGTGATGGTCAGGATGTCCATCGACGCTATGAAGTGATTAGCACTGGGAAATCACCAGGTATCGGCAATCGACGCTATTATGGCTACGAAGAGGCGCTTGATCAAAAGGTGATTGCGGCCTTTGCTGAAGCTGGCTACCCAATTGAGCAGCATCAGGTAAGTTTGGTGAAGGGCTTATACGAAGATAGCTTGCAGATCGATCAGCCTGTGGCTTTGGCTCACATCGATTGTGATTGGTATGATTCGGTGATGGTTTGTCTTGAGCGGATTGTGCCCCACCTCGTTCAAGGTGGAATCTTGGTGATCGACGACTATACAAGTTGGTCGGGCTGTCGCCAAGCTGTTGACGATTTCTTCCGCGAGCACCAAGCTGAGTTTCGCTTTGAGCATAAAAGTCGTTTGCATATTACACGCCGCTAAATTAATCTTATATGAGGGAGTTTTTCGATGCGCAAAATAATTTTAGTAGGGCTACTAATCGGGGCTTTAGTTGGTTGTAGCGATACGAGTATTCCCCCTACCGTTAATAGTACATTGCCAACCGCTGTAGTCCCACCTACCCCCACTCGTAGCGACTTTGGGCAAGATATTGATCTGACTCAAATTAAAGATCCTGAAAGTGGCCGAGCAACAGTTTTTGGCAATGTTAGTAACCCAACCAACAACCAACCTTATAGCCAGGTTCAGGTCCAATTGGCCGAAGCCTATGATAACGAAATCGGCGAAACCAATTTTGTGCTCAACACTGCTCAAAGCCCAATCACCTTTGCCGACGATCAGGGCGATTTTGTGTTTGAAAACATCCCACCTCATCGCTATGTGGTGGTGGTTGGTGATGTCTATAGCAATTACAAAATTTTGCTCGGCCCTGATCAAGTAACGCTCGTGATTGATGCGAAAGTTGATCAAAAGCTCGATTTAGGCCCACTTAAGGTTGATATTTTTGCTCCCTAAGCAAGCGCTCGTAGATTTCGCCATACTGGGCGGCAGTACCTTCCATAGTGAACTGCTGCCCCCATTCGTAGCCGCGCTGAGCCATCAGCGCCGTTTCTGTTGGATGTTCAAGCATCCAAATCATGGCCTCAGCTATGGCACTTGGGTTGTCAACCTCAACTAAAAGCCCAGTTTCGCGATCAACCACTTGCTCGTTATTACCGCCAATATTAGTGGCAATCACTGGTGTTCGCGCCGCCATTGCCTCTAAAATCACTGTGGCAAAGCCTTCCCAGCGTGAAGTTGAAACCAGCACATCAACTTGGCTGAGTACTTCGGGAATATCACCACGCGGGCCAAGGAATTTGATTGCATGCTCGATCGCTAAATTAGCCGTTAGTTGGCGAAAATTGGCCTCTTGTGTGCCTTCGCCTGCCAACCAAAACTCAGCCTCAGGGTATTGTTGTAACACTAAAGCCGCCGCCTGAATAAAAATATCTTGGGCTTTTTGAATTTCTAAGCGCCCAATCAATAAAAATCGTGGTGGGCTAAATGGCATATGTTGTTTGGGCCGATTAAATTGTTGCAAGCGAGCCGAGGGTAAGCTATTTTGAATCACGGTCGCTGAACGCCCAAATAGCCGAGCCGCTTTGCGCTGATCAAGCATGGTTTTGGTTGCTTGGGAGATCGCAATTTCTTGACTAAATAGTTGGGTGTAAACAATATTCATCAAGCGCCGAACCATCGGGCGGGTTACCCACATTGAATTAACATGCAGGGTTCGAACAAGTTTAGGATAGTAGCTAGGGTGCAGTAATTTTTGCAAGCTAATGAAAAATTCCACTCGCTCAACGTGAGTATGAATAATATCAACCGCTTGTTCACGAATCAGATAATTCAGTAAGGTACTGAATCGCACCATATCGTAGCGTAATTTGCTACGTTCATGCACCATAATCCGCGTTTCAATGCCTTCATCGGCCAAGGTTTTGAGCCAACGCTGCTCCGAAGGTGCATCAAAACGATGAATGCCACACAAAATTGGCCGAAAACGGTTTTTATCTAAAGCTCGCGCTACTTCAATGCCAAACAGGGCTGAGCCGCCTGCGCCTTCAGCACTGGCGAAACCGGTAATAATATGGGCGACAGTTATTTTACGCATATAGGTTGCTACTTTGCTCCTCGTAACCAATCGCCAACCGCCGCCCGAATTTGGCTGGGTAGGCCTTCAAGTTGGCTTTGCAGTGCTGGAATGCTGCTGTGCAAGATAGTTTTAATTGGGCCTTGGGCAGCCAAGGTTTGTTCAAAGGCACGAATAAGGTTCGCACTATCGATCGATTCGATCGGAATTTGATAATCGGCCAAGCCTAGCATTTGCATCACGCCTGCCGATTTGTGCAAATAGCCAATTACAAAGCTAGGAGTGGTGGTGCTCAAGGCAAAAATCGCCGAATGCAAACGGGTTGCAATCAGCAAATCAAGCTGGCTATACAGTTGCTTGAGCATGGCTGGTTGCAAGCGATCATCAATAAAGGTGATTGGGGTATCGGCTGGTAATTGGGCGATCAAGCGTCGCGCTACCACCCGATCATCCTCAGCCTGGCTGGCTCCAACACATTGGGCAAACAGCAAGATATGCACATCATCATGCTGGCCGATGTGCTGAATCAAATCAAGCAAGGCTTGCTCATAACGCTGGCCATGGCTAAACCCCGAGCCTGGGTGCTGAATCCCAAAATCCATTGCTGTGATGCCAACGACTAAAGCAGGGCGTTTGGCTGGTTGCCACCAACGCGCCAAATAGTGCTCGGCTTGGGTTGGCTCGACGGTTGGGCAGTTGAAGGCCACATCGGGCACAACAGGCACTGGCTGATTAATCCCAATGCTGTAGAGATAGTGTTGCGAACGTTCTTCGCGAGCATAGGCTAATACCGAGCGATTGACCAACCACGCCAAGAGCATTTGGTTGATTTTGCCAGTGACCGGGCCAAACGATTGCGGCAACATCACAAGCGGCTTGCTCATCAGCACTGGCAAGGCCACACCCAACCAAACCCAAATATAGTTTAGGTCGAAGGCTTTGGTCGCATACAAATAGCCGCCACCAATCGCCGCCGTAACATCAGCTTCAAAATAGTGGTCGAGTAGTTCACGCCAAGCACTGGTTTTGGCGGGCTTGAGTTTGATGCGTGTCCAGCGATAGATTAGGCTGATGCTGACCAACCACATTGCTAGCCCCAGCATCAGCCATTTACGCCGTGGCTTGGGCGCATCTTTGATCAAATTGGTTTTATGTTCATGGATCGACCGAATATAGGCTACATCAGCGGGTAGCCATTCGGGCGGATCAGGCTGATTGATCACATAACTCAGATCGGCATGGGGAAACGCTGCCCGTAAATGGGCCAACGATTGCTCAAGTAAGGCCAAATCGCCAGCATTTTGCGGCGAATGCGCATTTAATAATAAAACCTTCATCGCATCACTTTCTTATAGGTCAGCCATGCACCATAGCCATACGAGATAAACAGGGCAATTTCGGTGATCATGTTGATAATTGCTACGCCATGCAATCCATATAACGGAATCACGACAAAATTGCCGAGAATGCTAATTGTGGCCCCGATTGTTTGCAACTTGACCCGCAATGGCTGCTGATCGTTGGAAACCATAAAAGTCGCCCAGCAGAAATTCAGGCTTTTGAGCAACGGAATAATCGCCATAATTTGCAACAACGGAATTGCAGCGGCATATTGCGACCCATACATCAGGTTGATAATCCAATCGGAATACCAGGTAAGCAGCGCGAACCATGCCAAGCCGTAGAGGATGCTCAAGCCAATTGCCAAGCTAATCACGCGGCGATAGAGTGGCGAGCGCGGTGGATGCTTGACGATCATTGGCAGCAAAATTTGGGCGGTAATGCTAGGCACTAAAAAGGTGTTGTTGATAATCGCTAGTGGCGGTGCGTAAATGCCTGAATTAATCGTTGGCAGCAGCAAGGCGACCAAAAAGAGATCAACCCGCAAGGTCAAATAGGCCATTACCTCGGAGACAAAGTAGAAACGGGCCTCGCCGATTGTATTGATCCATTGGCGTGGTTGCCAAACCCAGCGCAAAATGCCATGCAAATAGTAGACGCTCAGGCCAAAGCCCAAGGCTACCGCAATACAGCGATAGATCACCACCGTGGAAAATGGCAAGCTGGGGGTAAACCAAATTGGCACAAACAAACTAAATGCAACCAGAATTTGCAAACTTGAGGCTTTGAGTACCTGAATCGATGCTCGCAAAGCGGTATCAGCAGTGCCAACCAATAAATCGCCAATAATTCCAGCGCAGGCCAAGGCAATCAGGTGCGGGGTAAATTCTGGGCTACGCATGCTGACAAACGGTGCGGCGGCCAATAACAGGCCTGCTAACACAAATCCACGCAAGGCAAATACCCGACTTACCGATTTATTGAGTTTCACTCGATCAGTGCTTTGGCGCAACAGCCAATTATCCAACCCCAAATTGGCCAGAATAATCAGTGGGTTGAGCAAGGCGTACAGCGAGTTGAACAAGCCATATTGCTCAGCCCCCAAGCGCCGTGCCAAAATAATTTGGGTAAAAATTCCCAACACCCGCGCCAGCATCACTCCGCCAACCCCAAAGCTGATCTGAAAAAGCCGAGCGCGTGGCAATTTGGCTGGGGCAGGGGCTTCGGCCACACTGGCTTGAGTTGGCGTAGATTCCTTAATCATTGCCCAACTCGCTATTTGGTTGAGGCCGGGCCAAGTGGATGGTTCGCATAAGATTCCTCGTAGCCTACTCGCCAACGTAGCGCCAACGCCGACCAGGCATAGTCAGCCGCTCGTTCAAAGCAGGCTTGGCGATCAGCTTCGCTCCAGGTTGCGAGCACTGCTTGCAGAGTTTGGGCCAAAGCTAGTGCATCGCCAGCAGGAGCGATCAACCGATCAGCAGCAAAATTCAGCACAAGCCGCCGATCGCCGACATCGCCAGTAACTGGGGGAATTCCCAAGGCCAAGCTTTCAAATAGCTTCAAGGGCGAGCGGGCTTGTGCCACCATATCATCATACACTGGATCAACCGTGACGTTGGCAAGCGCCATCCACAGAGGAATCGTGCGCCGATCTTGATGTCCAAGACACAAGATCCGCTCAGTATAGCTATGTTCACGAATCCAATTCTGCACATAGCCAAGATCTTCGCCGCCACCAATTAACACCAGCCGAATTAGTGGATCATGCTTTAATTGCTGATCAAAAGCATCGAGCAGGAGGTTGATCGGGTGGTTGTGTAAGGCAATTGTGCCAACATAGGCGATCACCTGCATTCCATCCAAGCCCAAACTTGTGCGCAAGCCTGCCAAAATTGCTGAATCTGGCGTTTGGAAGAGGCTCAGATCAACACCGTTGGGCACATAGACAATTTTGGCAACCCGTGCTGTGAGCATCCGCGCCGCCAAGGCTTGGGTATTGACGGTTACGCCTTTAGCCAAACGCGGCAAGAGCCATTGCCAAAAGCTAAAAACCATGCGCTGCGCTTGGTTGGTCAAACGATTGCTACCAACTTCATCATCATCGCAATCGACCCAAAAGCGTTGACCTCGCCCCAACAACACACCCAAGATCGCCGCCAAGCCATTGACTGGCTGCGGTTTGCCAAGGTGGTAAATCTCAGCGGGCGAACAGAGAATGGCCCAAAGCATACCCAAGGTCGCAGTAATCAAGACCCATAACAATTGCAAGGGCGAAAATGGCAGTACCTCGCCATGACGTTTGCGCGAGTGCATCTGGCCAACATACCAAATTTCCACCCCGTCCTGTACAAAGCGACGTTGCTGGCATTGTGCCAAATCGGGGTGCAAAGCCAAGATGCGTATTTGATCGCCTTGGCGCACCAATTCCTTGGCCAGATTAAAGTAGCGTTGACCTGAAGGCCGTTCAATGCCCATCGTGATCAGAAAAACGATCCGCCGCATTATTTGGCCCCAATTCGTTCAAGGCAGTTGATCAGATTTTCCCAGCCATGCAGTTGTTGACCACGTTCAGCTTGGACGGCGGCGGTCATCGGGGCTTTTAATTCAGCCTGAAAATAGCGCAGAATCGCCTTGGCTAGAGCAACTTCATCCTGTGGTGGCACGACTAAGCCATTTACGCCATCGCGCACAACTTCGTGCAAACCGCCAACTCGCGTGGTGATGACGGGCTTGCCAAGCCCAAAGGCCAATTGGACGACCGCGCTTTGGGTCGCCGAAATATAGGGTAGCACGACCACATCGGCCACATCAAAGTAGGGACCAAGTTCCTCATTGGGCACATAGCGATTGATAAAGGTCACATTGGCTTCAACCCCATATTCGCGGGTATAGCGCTGATAAAATTCTGGCGAAGCCCAAAACTCGCCAACGACCAGCAAATGTACAGGCCGTTCTTGCACCACCAACGGCAAAGCTTGAATCAAATATTCTAGGCCTTTGTAAGGGCGTACAAAGCCAAAAAATAGCAAAATATCGTGATCGCTGGCGATGCCAAGTTGCCCACGCAAGCGCTCAATCGCCGCCGCATCGGTGTGCTTGGCGACCTCTTCGAAGGTTGGCAGTTGCGATTTCAGCACGGCAGCTTGCGGCAACAGCGCTTGGGCACGATGCAAATCTTGGTCGCTATGCACAATCAAGGCATCGCCCTGTTTGAGCACCGTCGAAGCCATACGCCGATCCAAAAAGCCACCACCATCGTGGGGCATTACATTGTGACAAATATAGACAACTTTGGCTTTGGTGTGCTTTTTCAGCCAGCGCGAAATATAGCTTAGCGAGGGTGTCCAGTAGGGAACCCACCATTGCAATACTACCAAATCCGGCTGATCGGCGCGAATTTTGCGACATAAGCGCCACCAGGTAATTGGGTTGGTGGGATCAAGCACATATTCACATTCGACCCGCAATGGTGTAGCACTGGGGTCTTTATCGGTTTTGCCCGGGAAGAGCCAGCGCGGATATTGGCGAGTATACGAATAAAATCGCACATGATGGCCAACTTCGCGCAAATGTTTGACCAACAGCGTGGTGTAATGAGCAATCCCCCCACGGTAGGGATAGGTTGGTCCAACCACACATAGTTTCATTGTTGCGCCTTTACTGCAAAAATCACCACTCCATCACGCTCGTAAACAATTGGAAATTGCTCTGGCAGATAACGGAGTGCTTGAATATCTTGTTGAAATTTGGGATTATTTTGACTCAACCGCACGCCACTATAAATATAATCGATGCCTTGGGCCTGCAATAATTGGCGGCCTTCGGCACTTGCCAAGGGGGTTGTGCGCAGCGCTTCATACAATAAATACACATTGTAATCAAACTTGGGATCGCTGGCTTTCTCCGAGCCATAGGTTAGCGGGGGAATCGTTGTTTGGCGCTTCGTCAGCAGCGGAATCCAAACCCCTCCATCTTCGCCAACCACCAGCGCATCGCCATAGCTCATAATGCCATTAATCAAAAATTTGGCATCAGCAGCAGTAGCTTGCTCAATCCAATTCAGCGCTTGTTGATCGCCTGCGAAAAACATGCGATATTGGTCGGTGGCCAAGGTACTTTGCCATGGCATAGACCATGCAATCGTCAGTAATAGCAAAACCATGCTTACACCACGCAGCCAGGGCCAATGTTGCCAGCGTTGGTAGAGCCAGCCGAGGGGATAGGCCGCCAACGGAATCAGTGGCAGATAGAGCATAATTGCTACTGCAAAGCCTGTGATAATGCCACTTAAAGGCAAATTCAGCACATAGGGCACGGCAATCAATTCTAGCCCAAGGCTCCAGATGGCGAGCCAAAGCATGCGCCAATTGCGCTGAGCACAAGCCAGCCACAATCCCAGCCCAATTAAGATCATCAAGGGAGCTTTGATATAAAATGGCACGATTGCCACCAAGGTGGCTACACTGCTAGCATAGCTTTGACTGTAGCCAGTGACATAGTTGCGGGCAATCGCTGTGAGCTTGCTTTGCACAATCGTGTAGAGCCATGGCGCGGCCAACACGGCGCTGATCAAACCAACTGCGCCGCCTCGCCAAAGCACCTGTTTGGCATAATCGAAACGTGGATGTTGAGCTACTAAAGCCAGCACCATCAGCATCAAAATAATCACAGCGAAGATTGTGACTAAATAATGGGTCAGCACCAAGCCTGTGGTCAAAATAACCGCTAAACCCACTAATTGCCAATTAAAGGCTTTGTAATCGAGTAAAGCCAACCATGCTACGATAACCCCAACCAGAATAACTTGGCCAGTTAGTTGGGTAAAACGTCCCCAGTTGACATAGAAACTGGGCATGGTGTTGTAAAAACAGGTGAATACGAGCGCGATGATGCCAGCAGCTTTGTTGCCGCTCAAACGGCGAGTTAAAAGATAGGCCAACGGGCCAACTGCAATATTGATCATTTGGCCCATATATAGTACAGCACTGGTGGCCGATAATTGACCCCACCATGCCAAAAAAGCGCTATTGGCATGAAACCCATAATGATAGCTAAATGTAGTTAAATCGGCATAGGGATGCCATGTTTCAAACAAACCACCATGATCAAGTAATAGTTGGGTGATCATCGAGTGATGATACGAATCGCCCCATTGTGCCACCGCCAAATCGCGCACGACCAGCAAGCGTTGCAACACAATTACGCTGGTTAATCCAATGAGCAACCAAGCATGGCTCGATGGCCGAATCCGTTTTA
This region of Herpetosiphon gulosus genomic DNA includes:
- a CDS encoding class I SAM-dependent methyltransferase, giving the protein MAILPKILRRYAKNSSRVYLEQFVQQAAQSLQPGQRMLDAGAGDGAYQRFFSHVTYESADFCQVDKAYAPMTYVCDLAAVPVEAERYDLILLTQVLEHLPNPQLVLTEMLRLLKPNGTLWLSAPLFYEEHEVPFDFYRYTQFGFKHQLTQAGFQVDQTQWLEGYYGTLAYQADLAVRSLPLNPRLYGGGWAGIGGSFAALLLRPLLVVTSLLFSRLDLQYKYTAAGMCKNYALIARKSS
- a CDS encoding TylF/MycF/NovP-related O-methyltransferase, producing MGIKTSVKKFKSTIIDRWQLSRLNRVQPKLVTTITHVQHHHLTYLDTQALIDLGLAVAQLEQQAIAGQMLELGCAAGGSAIVITSVKAKSRPFAIYDVFGMIPPPSERDGQDVHRRYEVISTGKSPGIGNRRYYGYEEALDQKVIAAFAEAGYPIEQHQVSLVKGLYEDSLQIDQPVALAHIDCDWYDSVMVCLERIVPHLVQGGILVIDDYTSWSGCRQAVDDFFREHQAEFRFEHKSRLHITRR
- a CDS encoding glycosyltransferase family 4 protein; this translates as MRKITVAHIITGFASAEGAGGSALFGIEVARALDKNRFRPILCGIHRFDAPSEQRWLKTLADEGIETRIMVHERSKLRYDMVRFSTLLNYLIREQAVDIIHTHVERVEFFISLQKLLHPSYYPKLVRTLHVNSMWVTRPMVRRLMNIVYTQLFSQEIAISQATKTMLDQRKAARLFGRSATVIQNSLPSARLQQFNRPKQHMPFSPPRFLLIGRLEIQKAQDIFIQAAALVLQQYPEAEFWLAGEGTQEANFRQLTANLAIEHAIKFLGPRGDIPEVLSQVDVLVSTSRWEGFATVILEAMAARTPVIATNIGGNNEQVVDRETGLLVEVDNPSAIAEAMIWMLEHPTETALMAQRGYEWGQQFTMEGTAAQYGEIYERLLREQKYQP
- a CDS encoding polysaccharide pyruvyl transferase family protein, whose amino-acid sequence is MKVLLLNAHSPQNAGDLALLEQSLAHLRAAFPHADLSYVINQPDPPEWLPADVAYIRSIHEHKTNLIKDAPKPRRKWLMLGLAMWLVSISLIYRWTRIKLKPAKTSAWRELLDHYFEADVTAAIGGGYLYATKAFDLNYIWVWLGVALPVLMSKPLVMLPQSFGPVTGKINQMLLAWLVNRSVLAYAREERSQHYLYSIGINQPVPVVPDVAFNCPTVEPTQAEHYLARWWQPAKRPALVVGITAMDFGIQHPGSGFSHGQRYEQALLDLIQHIGQHDDVHILLFAQCVGASQAEDDRVVARRLIAQLPADTPITFIDDRLQPAMLKQLYSQLDLLIATRLHSAIFALSTTTPSFVIGYLHKSAGVMQMLGLADYQIPIESIDSANLIRAFEQTLAAQGPIKTILHSSIPALQSQLEGLPSQIRAAVGDWLRGAK
- a CDS encoding oligosaccharide flippase family protein, with protein sequence MIKESTPTQASVAEAPAPAKLPRARLFQISFGVGGVMLARVLGIFTQIILARRLGAEQYGLFNSLYALLNPLIILANLGLDNWLLRQSTDRVKLNKSVSRVFALRGFVLAGLLLAAAPFVSMRSPEFTPHLIALACAGIIGDLLVGTADTALRASIQVLKASSLQILVAFSLFVPIWFTPSLPFSTVVIYRCIAVALGFGLSVYYLHGILRWVWQPRQWINTIGEARFYFVSEVMAYLTLRVDLFLVALLLPTINSGIYAPPLAIINNTFLVPSITAQILLPMIVKHPPRSPLYRRVISLAIGLSILYGLAWFALLTWYSDWIINLMYGSQYAAAIPLLQIMAIIPLLKSLNFCWATFMVSNDQQPLRVKLQTIGATISILGNFVVIPLYGLHGVAIINMITEIALFISYGYGAWLTYKKVMR
- a CDS encoding glycosyltransferase; the encoded protein is MRRIVFLITMGIERPSGQRYFNLAKELVRQGDQIRILALHPDLAQCQQRRFVQDGVEIWYVGQMHSRKRHGEVLPFSPLQLLWVLITATLGMLWAILCSPAEIYHLGKPQPVNGLAAILGVLLGRGQRFWVDCDDDEVGSNRLTNQAQRMVFSFWQWLLPRLAKGVTVNTQALAARMLTARVAKIVYVPNGVDLSLFQTPDSAILAGLRTSLGLDGMQVIAYVGTIALHNHPINLLLDAFDQQLKHDPLIRLVLIGGGEDLGYVQNWIREHSYTERILCLGHQDRRTIPLWMALANVTVDPVYDDMVAQARSPLKLFESLALGIPPVTGDVGDRRLVLNFAADRLIAPAGDALALAQTLQAVLATWSEADRQACFERAADYAWSALALRWRVGYEESYANHPLGPASTK
- a CDS encoding glycosyltransferase — encoded protein: MKLCVVGPTYPYRGGIAHYTTLLVKHLREVGHHVRFYSYTRQYPRWLFPGKTDKDPSATPLRVECEYVLDPTNPITWWRLCRKIRADQPDLVVLQWWVPYWTPSLSYISRWLKKHTKAKVVYICHNVMPHDGGGFLDRRMASTVLKQGDALIVHSDQDLHRAQALLPQAAVLKSQLPTFEEVAKHTDAAAIERLRGQLGIASDHDILLFFGFVRPYKGLEYLIQALPLVVQERPVHLLVVGEFWASPEFYQRYTREYGVEANVTFINRYVPNEELGPYFDVADVVVLPYISATQSAVVQLAFGLGKPVITTRVGGLHEVVRDGVNGLVVPPQDEVALAKAILRYFQAELKAPMTAAVQAERGQQLHGWENLINCLERIGAK